In Shouchella patagoniensis, the following are encoded in one genomic region:
- a CDS encoding SGNH/GDSL hydrolase family protein, translating into MRIKTEQKLLFIGDSITDCNRQRPDGEGSSEALGTGYVSFVESLLQATYPERKIRVVNKGISGNTVRDLKNRWQEDALKPNPDWLSIMIGINDVWRQFDAPFHTDKHVRPEEFQDTLLQLVNDAKPTVEGIILMTPFYIESSKKDVMRQKMDQYGSIVKEVAEQTNSLFIDTQAVLTPMLDHLYSSAIARDRVHPNPRGHMALARAFLQGIEFNWHKE; encoded by the coding sequence ATGCGTATAAAAACAGAGCAGAAACTTCTATTTATTGGTGACTCCATTACAGACTGTAATCGTCAACGTCCTGATGGAGAAGGATCTTCTGAAGCACTTGGAACTGGCTATGTTTCTTTTGTTGAAAGTCTGTTGCAAGCGACCTATCCAGAACGAAAAATTCGGGTTGTGAATAAAGGAATTAGCGGCAACACGGTACGTGATTTAAAAAACAGGTGGCAGGAAGATGCGCTTAAACCAAATCCAGACTGGCTTTCCATTATGATTGGAATCAATGATGTTTGGCGCCAGTTTGATGCCCCTTTTCATACGGACAAACATGTGAGGCCTGAAGAATTTCAAGACACACTTCTTCAATTAGTAAATGATGCAAAACCTACTGTTGAAGGGATTATTTTGATGACGCCTTTTTATATCGAGTCTTCAAAAAAGGATGTAATGCGTCAAAAAATGGATCAGTATGGCTCCATCGTCAAGGAAGTAGCTGAACAAACCAATTCGCTCTTTATAGATACACAAGCCGTACTAACACCCATGCTTGATCATCTCTATTCATCCGCAATCGCTCGGGATCGCGTCCATCCAAACCCACGCGGACATATGGCGCTGGCACGTGCCTTTTTGCAAGGCATCGAATTTAATTGGCATAAAGAATAA
- a CDS encoding ABC transporter permease: MLRKAFTGWNIITLLIMLFFALFILFPVILVLNKSVYDAESGRLTLEHFAHFFDRKFYWVTLWNSIKVTIVATLLAVLIGLPLAYMLRRVKILGSKAVQILIIVSYISPPFIGAYAWIQLLGRSGVITKFLNDTFNMSFDGIYGFAGIVLVLTLQSFPLIFIYISGALKNVDNSLIEAAESLGYTGIQRVIKIVVPLITPTILASSLLVFMRVIADFGTPMLIGEGYRTIPVLIYTQFMSEVGGDAGFAAAIAAIFIIVTIALFLLQRIISRQYSYSMSALRPMEAQKSKGIKNVLSHTIVYFVTLLSILPQLVVVYTSFLETVGGQVYTGRFSLQNYENILFNRDLSMILNTYKLGFFAIVIIVVLGIFISYLTVRKRNAVTSMLDTISMLPFVIPGSVLGIALVFAFSEAPFYLTGTALIMVLAFVIRRMPYTIRSSTAIISQISPSMEEAAISLGASEKRTFFKVVVPMMMPGVLAGAIMSWITILGELSASIILYSSNTQTLAVSIYTEVIRGNFGNASAYSAILTITSILSLLLFFKLTGKKEMNL; this comes from the coding sequence ATGTTGCGCAAGGCATTTACTGGCTGGAATATCATTACACTTCTCATCATGCTATTTTTTGCTTTATTTATTCTCTTTCCAGTTATCCTTGTATTAAATAAAAGTGTTTATGATGCAGAGTCAGGACGTTTAACCCTTGAACACTTTGCTCACTTTTTTGACCGGAAATTTTATTGGGTAACGCTTTGGAATAGTATTAAAGTAACGATTGTGGCCACGTTATTGGCTGTTTTAATTGGTTTACCTCTTGCTTATATGTTACGTCGAGTGAAAATATTGGGTAGTAAAGCCGTTCAAATCTTAATCATTGTTTCTTACATTTCTCCTCCATTTATTGGCGCATATGCCTGGATTCAATTGCTTGGACGAAGTGGTGTTATAACAAAGTTTTTAAATGATACGTTTAATATGAGTTTTGATGGTATTTATGGATTTGCTGGTATCGTGCTAGTGCTAACATTGCAGTCTTTTCCGCTCATATTTATTTATATTTCTGGTGCGCTTAAAAACGTAGATAATTCGTTAATTGAAGCGGCGGAAAGTTTAGGTTATACAGGAATTCAGCGAGTCATAAAAATTGTAGTACCGCTCATTACGCCTACAATTCTTGCGAGTTCACTGCTTGTCTTTATGCGTGTTATTGCGGATTTTGGTACACCAATGTTGATTGGAGAAGGGTATCGGACGATTCCGGTATTGATTTATACACAGTTTATGAGTGAGGTTGGAGGGGACGCTGGGTTTGCAGCAGCGATCGCAGCAATCTTTATTATTGTCACAATTGCTTTGTTTCTTTTACAACGGATTATCTCTCGTCAATATTCTTATTCCATGTCGGCATTACGACCGATGGAAGCTCAAAAAAGTAAGGGGATCAAAAATGTCCTTAGCCACACCATCGTTTATTTTGTGACATTGCTGTCGATTTTACCTCAATTGGTTGTCGTATACACGTCATTTCTAGAGACGGTCGGTGGTCAAGTGTATACAGGGCGCTTTTCTTTGCAAAACTATGAAAATATCCTGTTTAACCGTGATCTTTCAATGATCTTAAATACGTATAAACTAGGGTTTTTCGCCATCGTTATTATTGTCGTATTAGGTATCTTTATTTCGTATTTGACTGTCCGGAAACGGAACGCGGTCACGTCAATGCTAGATACGATTTCGATGCTGCCTTTTGTTATACCAGGTTCTGTTCTCGGTATTGCTTTAGTGTTTGCTTTTAGTGAGGCACCTTTCTATTTAACAGGAACGGCGTTAATTATGGTGTTAGCATTCGTAATTAGAAGAATGCCGTATACGATCCGTTCGAGTACAGCAATTATTAGCCAAATTAGTCCAAGTATGGAAGAAGCAGCGATTAGTCTTGGTGCCTCAGAGAAAAGGACATTTTTCAAAGTTGTTGTACCAATGATGATGCCTGGTGTACTTGCGGGAGCGATTATGAGTTGGATTACGATCCTTGGTGAATTAAGTGCTTCAATCATTCTCTACTCTTCCAATACACAAACATTAGCTGTGTCTATTTATACAGAAGTGATTCGTGGGAATTTCGGGAATGCCTCTGCGTATTCGGCGATATTAACAATCACTTCAATCTTATCACTTTTGCTGTTTTTTAAGCTTACAGGAAAAAAGGAAATGAATTTATAA
- a CDS encoding sensor histidine kinase encodes MERRKIKDDIKRSFITYTTIIIIAILTVYLLSLLMTFYVSIVEPGTETNEQIAEQIETGFDRYRTGMKTLAKEESIIDFLNGKGESSIVNQLLYDFRNESSLHSDFALLQSTGEVLASSYYTEQKEELEQSVVLNSIIGKTEEKGFSEEYVNKRLINGESGGVYVFTAAVQISSTTNGYLLFILDHPLYPLSSQKVVVADRFNNAIFYSHSFGIDRLGKLAEPIEGKFIQYEGSPYYVTATTVEEQRIQVFTLTAIHTYKLLLLYGIMAMVVSSFVILVVVWLVTPKILKKSLEPFDALVAIVASKNNNELFQQNSRMSVEVQTIYEEYTNKVNEIEALVNKNQEIMETKRLSEIKHLEAKFNPHFLYNVLEMIKYETLANPESASEMIVKTAKLMRYNANFGDTMVLLKEDLAYLHDYFSLQKMRYGKRLHYSIQIAESLERTRVPKLLLQPLVENAIKHSIDETNELMVNLTAKIDEGDLLFHVIDNGSGMSKQRLEEVKAVIEEETVETEHTGLKNTHQMIQLLYGSKYGLTIEATPSVGTIVQVKIPYKG; translated from the coding sequence ATGGAACGTCGTAAAATCAAAGATGATATTAAACGTTCATTTATAACGTATACAACAATTATTATCATTGCGATTTTAACCGTCTATTTGCTATCGTTGCTCATGACTTTTTATGTATCTATTGTCGAGCCCGGGACAGAGACGAATGAACAGATTGCAGAGCAAATAGAAACAGGTTTTGATAGATACCGTACTGGTATGAAAACGTTGGCAAAAGAAGAATCGATTATTGATTTTTTGAATGGTAAAGGTGAAAGTAGTATTGTGAATCAACTGTTGTATGATTTTCGGAATGAAAGCTCCTTACACTCCGATTTCGCTTTACTGCAATCAACTGGAGAGGTACTTGCATCTAGTTATTATACCGAACAAAAAGAAGAACTCGAACAAAGCGTTGTTTTAAATTCCATTATTGGTAAAACAGAAGAGAAAGGCTTTAGTGAAGAGTATGTAAACAAACGATTAATTAATGGGGAAAGTGGTGGTGTATATGTGTTTACGGCCGCTGTACAAATCAGTTCAACTACAAATGGATACTTGCTTTTTATACTCGATCATCCGTTATACCCACTAAGTAGTCAAAAAGTAGTTGTAGCAGATCGATTTAATAATGCCATCTTTTATAGTCATTCATTTGGAATTGACCGTCTAGGGAAGCTTGCTGAACCGATCGAAGGCAAGTTCATTCAATATGAAGGTAGTCCCTATTACGTTACGGCAACGACCGTTGAAGAGCAGAGAATTCAAGTGTTCACACTGACAGCGATTCATACGTACAAATTGCTTCTCCTTTACGGAATTATGGCTATGGTTGTATCAAGTTTTGTCATATTAGTAGTGGTATGGCTAGTAACGCCAAAAATATTAAAGAAATCGTTGGAACCATTTGATGCCCTCGTGGCAATAGTTGCATCGAAAAACAATAACGAACTTTTTCAACAGAATAGCCGAATGTCTGTTGAAGTACAAACGATCTATGAAGAGTATACGAATAAAGTGAATGAAATCGAGGCGCTTGTTAATAAGAATCAAGAAATAATGGAAACGAAACGCTTGAGTGAAATTAAACATTTAGAAGCGAAATTTAACCCGCATTTTCTTTACAATGTACTTGAAATGATAAAATATGAAACATTAGCTAATCCAGAAAGTGCATCAGAAATGATTGTGAAAACGGCTAAATTGATGCGTTATAATGCTAATTTTGGTGATACAATGGTTTTACTAAAAGAGGATCTAGCTTATTTACATGATTATTTTTCCTTACAGAAAATGCGCTATGGCAAGCGATTACACTACTCTATACAGATAGCTGAATCACTTGAGCGGACCAGAGTTCCTAAATTATTACTACAACCATTAGTTGAGAACGCGATTAAGCATTCCATTGACGAAACAAATGAGTTGATGGTCAATTTAACAGCAAAAATTGACGAAGGGGATTTACTTTTTCATGTGATTGATAATGGAAGTGGTATGAGCAAACAACGGTTGGAAGAAGTAAAAGCAGTTATCGAGGAAGAAACAGTTGAAACAGAACATACAGGATTAAAAAATACGCATCAAATGATTCAACTTCTATACGGAAGTAAATATGGGTTAACAATAGAGGCAACACCATCGGTCGGAACCATTGTGCAGGTGAAAATACCTTATAAGGGGTGA
- a CDS encoding response regulator transcription factor has translation MLKVVIVEDEPILLKGLLYRIDWLKTGCTVIGSAENGKEGLEIIRELRPDLVITDIRMPFKDGLEMLKEAKCHYQFEAIILSGFGEFAYAQQAIHIGVHDYLLKPIDLNELEETLKKVVTILNEKKSAASWSEHTKVYADILDIDMESASGYVGDTLRIIKARYGEKLTMRDVSDELCISSVTLNAKLKHNTGYGFNELLTRYRITKALGLLQDEKMLVYEIAEQIGFSDYKYFSHVFKKHTGMSPKQFLKKT, from the coding sequence ATGCTAAAAGTTGTTATTGTCGAAGACGAGCCAATTTTATTGAAAGGATTGCTTTATCGAATTGATTGGTTAAAAACGGGCTGTACGGTTATTGGTTCCGCGGAGAATGGCAAAGAAGGACTAGAGATCATTAGGGAATTGCGACCAGACCTTGTCATTACGGATATTCGAATGCCTTTTAAAGACGGGTTAGAAATGTTGAAAGAGGCAAAATGTCATTATCAATTTGAAGCAATCATCCTTTCCGGTTTCGGAGAATTCGCTTATGCGCAGCAAGCCATTCATATAGGTGTTCATGATTATCTACTGAAGCCGATAGATTTAAATGAGCTTGAAGAAACATTAAAAAAAGTTGTGACGATTTTAAATGAGAAAAAAAGTGCAGCGTCATGGTCCGAGCACACGAAAGTATATGCAGATATACTGGATATAGATATGGAAAGCGCATCAGGCTATGTTGGCGACACTCTGCGTATTATTAAAGCCCGCTATGGAGAAAAACTAACAATGAGAGATGTGAGTGATGAATTATGTATTTCATCAGTCACTTTAAATGCGAAGTTAAAGCATAATACTGGTTATGGGTTTAATGAATTACTAACTAGATATCGAATTACAAAAGCACTTGGGTTGCTTCAAGATGAGAAAATGCTCGTATATGAAATCGCAGAGCAGATCGGGTTTAGTGACTATAAGTATTTTAGTCATGTATTTAAAAAACACACAGGTATGTCTCCGAAGCAGTTCCTGAAAAAAACATAG